One window of the Oncorhynchus gorbuscha isolate QuinsamMale2020 ecotype Even-year linkage group LG17, OgorEven_v1.0, whole genome shotgun sequence genome contains the following:
- the plaat1l gene encoding phospholipase A and acyltransferase 1 codes for MQNMTEIISQIISTCSLSVCDLIFNAHRRTNTANTMGLGSSHPKPFPGDILEFPRNKYFSHFGIYYGERDGVPYVAHLTCRDSETKLLLFGRALKSEVKLDPVEVVGQRYKVRNMLDEIHSPRDFYTVVKPAIDDMMGKDITFDILFHNSEHQATLFRYGLKKSTQIEKVYIQILPTWKELFKKRKL; via the exons ATGCAAAACATGACTGAGATAATCTCTCAGATCATCTCCACAtgctctttgtctgtgtgtgaccTGATTTTCAACGCACACAGAAGAACCAACACAGCTAACACCATGGGCCTG GGGAGTTCTCATCCAAAGCCGTTCCCAGGAGACATCCTGGAGTTTCCTCGGAATAAATACTTCTCCCATTTCGGAATTTActacggagagagagatggagtgcccTACGTAGCACATCTCACCTGCAGAG ACTCGGAGACGAAGCTCCTGCTTTTTGGTCGAGCCCTGAAGTCAGAGGTCAAACTGGACCCAGTGGAGGTGGTGGGACAGAGATACAAG GTGAGGAACATGCTGGATGAGATCCATTCTCCCAGGGACTTCTACACTGTGGTGAAGCCTGCTATAGACGATATGATGGGTAAGGATATCACCTTCGACATCTTGTTCCATAACTCTGAACACCAGGCCACACTCTTCAGATATGGACTCAAGAAATCTACacag ATTGAGAAGGTCTACATCCAGATCCTGCCCACCTGGAAGGAACTGTTTAAGAAGAGGAAGTTGTAA
- the LOC124002083 gene encoding zinc finger protein 513 isoform X1, which yields MPRRKQSNPQPVKLDGVECEPGCLVLDSDFLLSGELCEFGVTEIMGLDRDTGMTVFSLSDDGTSLPASGDSAFPAFLSCKGCRQLMGADLDLGAGLDLGAGLYCLSCEEGLQSESHTAMEDTSQGEESTPAVQSSGGKNRKRSKAGDEEVCMKLYTCSLCSFSSRYSNHLKRHMRTHDGEKPYRCPHCPYASTQRVNLQRHTRTHTGEKPYLCNACSYACSSLGNLRRHQRSHSQEPQPRPQRTHTLKRRSRRKHRENGEDAILSDLTVCVRKDSDFLQSLGGVASPSLPPSAPLPDLLFPLCCRSCGLTLEGEREAEGRELMCSQCSEFVLSKDIGSSSPTDTDSHTVRPGASKLYRCPLCPFLSLYPNHLARHAHTHSGEKPHRCPQCPYASAHLDNLKRHLRVHTGEKPYRCPQCAYACGNLANLRRHERIHSGAKPFHCSVCGYSCNQSMNLKRHMLRHTGEKPYGCAECDYTTGHWDNYKRHQRKHGHNTHSWDKHTHQDTTADSNTQH from the exons tAGACGGTGTGGAGTGTGAACCAGGATGCCTGGTTCTGGACAGTGACTTCCTGCTTAGTGGAGAGCTCTGTGAGTTTGGAGTCACAGAGATCATGGGGCTGGACAGAgacacag gtatgACAGTGTTCTCTCTGAGTGATGACGGCACCAGCCTTCCAGCTTCGGGTGACTCAGCCTTCCCAGCATTCCTCTCCTGTAAGGGGTGCCGCCAACTGATGGGGGCCGACCTTGACCTGGGAGCAGGACTTGACTTGGGGGCGGGACTCTACTGCCTGAGCTGCGAAGAGGGCCTCCAATCAGAATCACACACAGCCATGGAGGATACCTCACAGGGGGAGGAGTCAACCCCGGCTGTCCAATCCAGTGGGGggaagaacaggaagaggagtaaGGCGGGTGATGAAGAAGTCTGCATGAAGCTGTACACGTGCTCTCTGTGTAGTTTCTCCTCTCGCTACTCCAACCATCTCAAACGCCACATGAGAACCCATGATGGAGAGAAGCCCTACCGCTGTCCCCACTGCCCCTACGCCTCTACACAGAGGGTCAACCTGCagagacacacgcgcacacacaccggGGAGAAGCCCTACCTCTGCAACGCCTGCAGCTATGCCTGTAGTTCCCTGGGGAACCTGCGGAGGCACCAGCGCTCGCACAGCCAGGAGCCTCAGCCCCGGccgcaacgcacacacacactgaagagaCGCAGCAGACGAAAACACAGAGAAAACGGTGAAG ATGCCATTTTGTCAgacctgacagtgtgtgtgaggaaggACTCTGATTTCCTCCAGTCCCTAGGGGGGgtagcctctccctccctccccccctccgcCCCTCTCCCTgatctcctcttccccctctgttgTCGCTCCTGTGGCCTCaccctggaaggagagagagaggcggagggcAGAGAACTGATGTGTAGTCAATGTTCTGAGTTTGTCCTCTCTAAGGATATAGGCTCCTCCAGCCCCACTGACACAGACTCGCACACAGTCCGGCCGGGGGCCAGCAAGCTGTACCGCTGCCCTCtctgccccttcctctccctctaccccaacCACCTGGCCCGACACGCCCACACCCACAGCGGGGAGAAGCCCCACCGCTGCCCTCAGTGCCCTTACGCCTCGGCCCACCTGGACAACCTGAAACGCCACCTCCGGGTCCACACGGGGGAGAAGCCCTACCGCTGTCCCCAGTGCGCCTACGCCTGCGGGAACCTGGCCAACCTGAGGCGCCATGAGAGGATTCACTCTGGAGCCAAGCCGTTCCACTGCTCTGTGTGTGGCTACAGCTGTAACCAGAGTATGAACCTGAAGAGACACATGCTGAGACACACGGGGGAGAAGCCGTATGGCTGTGCTGAGTGTGACTACACTACGGGACACTGGGACAACTACAAACGCCATCAGAGGAAACacggacacaacacacacagctgggacaaacacacacaccaggacactACAGCAGACAGCAACACacagcactga
- the LOC124002083 gene encoding zinc finger protein 513 isoform X3 — MPRRKQSNPQPVKCMTVFSLSDDGTSLPASGDSAFPAFLSCKGCRQLMGADLDLGAGLDLGAGLYCLSCEEGLQSESHTAMEDTSQGEESTPAVQSSGGKNRKRSKAGDEEVCMKLYTCSLCSFSSRYSNHLKRHMRTHDGEKPYRCPHCPYASTQRVNLQRHTRTHTGEKPYLCNACSYACSSLGNLRRHQRSHSQEPQPRPQRTHTLKRRSRRKHRENGEDAILSDLTVCVRKDSDFLQSLGGVASPSLPPSAPLPDLLFPLCCRSCGLTLEGEREAEGRELMCSQCSEFVLSKDIGSSSPTDTDSHTVRPGASKLYRCPLCPFLSLYPNHLARHAHTHSGEKPHRCPQCPYASAHLDNLKRHLRVHTGEKPYRCPQCAYACGNLANLRRHERIHSGAKPFHCSVCGYSCNQSMNLKRHMLRHTGEKPYGCAECDYTTGHWDNYKRHQRKHGHNTHSWDKHTHQDTTADSNTQH; from the exons gtatgACAGTGTTCTCTCTGAGTGATGACGGCACCAGCCTTCCAGCTTCGGGTGACTCAGCCTTCCCAGCATTCCTCTCCTGTAAGGGGTGCCGCCAACTGATGGGGGCCGACCTTGACCTGGGAGCAGGACTTGACTTGGGGGCGGGACTCTACTGCCTGAGCTGCGAAGAGGGCCTCCAATCAGAATCACACACAGCCATGGAGGATACCTCACAGGGGGAGGAGTCAACCCCGGCTGTCCAATCCAGTGGGGggaagaacaggaagaggagtaaGGCGGGTGATGAAGAAGTCTGCATGAAGCTGTACACGTGCTCTCTGTGTAGTTTCTCCTCTCGCTACTCCAACCATCTCAAACGCCACATGAGAACCCATGATGGAGAGAAGCCCTACCGCTGTCCCCACTGCCCCTACGCCTCTACACAGAGGGTCAACCTGCagagacacacgcgcacacacaccggGGAGAAGCCCTACCTCTGCAACGCCTGCAGCTATGCCTGTAGTTCCCTGGGGAACCTGCGGAGGCACCAGCGCTCGCACAGCCAGGAGCCTCAGCCCCGGccgcaacgcacacacacactgaagagaCGCAGCAGACGAAAACACAGAGAAAACGGTGAAG ATGCCATTTTGTCAgacctgacagtgtgtgtgaggaaggACTCTGATTTCCTCCAGTCCCTAGGGGGGgtagcctctccctccctccccccctccgcCCCTCTCCCTgatctcctcttccccctctgttgTCGCTCCTGTGGCCTCaccctggaaggagagagagaggcggagggcAGAGAACTGATGTGTAGTCAATGTTCTGAGTTTGTCCTCTCTAAGGATATAGGCTCCTCCAGCCCCACTGACACAGACTCGCACACAGTCCGGCCGGGGGCCAGCAAGCTGTACCGCTGCCCTCtctgccccttcctctccctctaccccaacCACCTGGCCCGACACGCCCACACCCACAGCGGGGAGAAGCCCCACCGCTGCCCTCAGTGCCCTTACGCCTCGGCCCACCTGGACAACCTGAAACGCCACCTCCGGGTCCACACGGGGGAGAAGCCCTACCGCTGTCCCCAGTGCGCCTACGCCTGCGGGAACCTGGCCAACCTGAGGCGCCATGAGAGGATTCACTCTGGAGCCAAGCCGTTCCACTGCTCTGTGTGTGGCTACAGCTGTAACCAGAGTATGAACCTGAAGAGACACATGCTGAGACACACGGGGGAGAAGCCGTATGGCTGTGCTGAGTGTGACTACACTACGGGACACTGGGACAACTACAAACGCCATCAGAGGAAACacggacacaacacacacagctgggacaaacacacacaccaggacactACAGCAGACAGCAACACacagcactga
- the LOC124002083 gene encoding zinc finger protein 513 isoform X2: protein MPRRKQSNPQPVKYGVECEPGCLVLDSDFLLSGELCEFGVTEIMGLDRDTGMTVFSLSDDGTSLPASGDSAFPAFLSCKGCRQLMGADLDLGAGLDLGAGLYCLSCEEGLQSESHTAMEDTSQGEESTPAVQSSGGKNRKRSKAGDEEVCMKLYTCSLCSFSSRYSNHLKRHMRTHDGEKPYRCPHCPYASTQRVNLQRHTRTHTGEKPYLCNACSYACSSLGNLRRHQRSHSQEPQPRPQRTHTLKRRSRRKHRENGEDAILSDLTVCVRKDSDFLQSLGGVASPSLPPSAPLPDLLFPLCCRSCGLTLEGEREAEGRELMCSQCSEFVLSKDIGSSSPTDTDSHTVRPGASKLYRCPLCPFLSLYPNHLARHAHTHSGEKPHRCPQCPYASAHLDNLKRHLRVHTGEKPYRCPQCAYACGNLANLRRHERIHSGAKPFHCSVCGYSCNQSMNLKRHMLRHTGEKPYGCAECDYTTGHWDNYKRHQRKHGHNTHSWDKHTHQDTTADSNTQH, encoded by the exons ACGGTGTGGAGTGTGAACCAGGATGCCTGGTTCTGGACAGTGACTTCCTGCTTAGTGGAGAGCTCTGTGAGTTTGGAGTCACAGAGATCATGGGGCTGGACAGAgacacag gtatgACAGTGTTCTCTCTGAGTGATGACGGCACCAGCCTTCCAGCTTCGGGTGACTCAGCCTTCCCAGCATTCCTCTCCTGTAAGGGGTGCCGCCAACTGATGGGGGCCGACCTTGACCTGGGAGCAGGACTTGACTTGGGGGCGGGACTCTACTGCCTGAGCTGCGAAGAGGGCCTCCAATCAGAATCACACACAGCCATGGAGGATACCTCACAGGGGGAGGAGTCAACCCCGGCTGTCCAATCCAGTGGGGggaagaacaggaagaggagtaaGGCGGGTGATGAAGAAGTCTGCATGAAGCTGTACACGTGCTCTCTGTGTAGTTTCTCCTCTCGCTACTCCAACCATCTCAAACGCCACATGAGAACCCATGATGGAGAGAAGCCCTACCGCTGTCCCCACTGCCCCTACGCCTCTACACAGAGGGTCAACCTGCagagacacacgcgcacacacaccggGGAGAAGCCCTACCTCTGCAACGCCTGCAGCTATGCCTGTAGTTCCCTGGGGAACCTGCGGAGGCACCAGCGCTCGCACAGCCAGGAGCCTCAGCCCCGGccgcaacgcacacacacactgaagagaCGCAGCAGACGAAAACACAGAGAAAACGGTGAAG ATGCCATTTTGTCAgacctgacagtgtgtgtgaggaaggACTCTGATTTCCTCCAGTCCCTAGGGGGGgtagcctctccctccctccccccctccgcCCCTCTCCCTgatctcctcttccccctctgttgTCGCTCCTGTGGCCTCaccctggaaggagagagagaggcggagggcAGAGAACTGATGTGTAGTCAATGTTCTGAGTTTGTCCTCTCTAAGGATATAGGCTCCTCCAGCCCCACTGACACAGACTCGCACACAGTCCGGCCGGGGGCCAGCAAGCTGTACCGCTGCCCTCtctgccccttcctctccctctaccccaacCACCTGGCCCGACACGCCCACACCCACAGCGGGGAGAAGCCCCACCGCTGCCCTCAGTGCCCTTACGCCTCGGCCCACCTGGACAACCTGAAACGCCACCTCCGGGTCCACACGGGGGAGAAGCCCTACCGCTGTCCCCAGTGCGCCTACGCCTGCGGGAACCTGGCCAACCTGAGGCGCCATGAGAGGATTCACTCTGGAGCCAAGCCGTTCCACTGCTCTGTGTGTGGCTACAGCTGTAACCAGAGTATGAACCTGAAGAGACACATGCTGAGACACACGGGGGAGAAGCCGTATGGCTGTGCTGAGTGTGACTACACTACGGGACACTGGGACAACTACAAACGCCATCAGAGGAAACacggacacaacacacacagctgggacaaacacacacaccaggacactACAGCAGACAGCAACACacagcactga